In Oscillatoria sp. FACHB-1407, the sequence CAGTTGTCGGGCGGTCAGCGGCAAAGAGTCGCTCTGGCGCGTGCCCTGGCAGTGGAGCCAAAAGTCCTGCTGCTTGACGAACCCTTTGGTGCGTTAGATGCCAAAGTGCGAAAAGACTTGCGAGCCTGGTTACGTCGCCTGCATGATGAAGTCCACGTCACGACCGTTTTTGTTACCCACGACCAGGAAGAAGCGATGGAAGTCGCTGACGAAATTGTGGTCATGAACAAAGGGCAGATTGAGCAAGTAGGCACTCCGGCTGAAATTTACGACAATCCGGCAACGGCATTTGTCATGAGCTTTATTGGACCTGTCAATGTCTTGCCCAGCACTTCAAATATCTTCCAGGACAACGGCTTTGACTCCGCTCTACCAGAAGTATTCTTGCGTCCGCAGGATGTCGTGATCCAAACCGAACCTAACGGCACCACGGTTTCCGCTCGTGTGAGTCGTTTGATTCACCTGGGATGGGAGATTCAAGCCGAATTGACCCTCGATGACGGGCAAGTCGTTACCGCTCACCTGACGCGCGATCGCTTTGATGAACTCAAACTAGAACCTCAGCAACGAGTCTACGTCAAACCCAAAGAGGCAAAGGCATTTCCGATCTACTACTCAATTTGAGGGAGTAGGGAGTAGAGGGGTAGAGGATTGGAGGGGTAGAGGATTGGAGGGGTAGAGAAGTGGAGGAGTAGAGTTTCGGCTCTTATCCTTTATCCTTCATCGCTTATCCTTTCTCTTTTCTTTCTTCTTTTTTCCCTCCTCCCTCTTTCCCATGCCACTCTGCCGCTTTCTGCCGGATCACCTGCAATTCCTCCGGTGAGATCCGTTCCAGGTTTCGCAAGATCTGAAACATGCGGTGGTTCTTTTTGAGTTTGTCGTAGTGTCGTGCCAAAAAGTCCCAATAGAAGAAGTTAAACGGGCAGGCATTGTCACCAGAGCGATCGCGCGGTTTGTAGGTGCAACCTTTGCAATAGTCGCTCATGTTGTTGATGTAGTTAGCCGAAGCGGCGTAGGGCTTGGATGCCATCATGCCTCCGTCAGCAAATTGACCCATGCCAATGACGTTGGTTTGCATGACCCAGTCGTAGGCATCGATGAAAGCAGCGTGGAACCAGTCCTCGGTTTCCTGAGGAGAAATGCCCGCAATCAACGCAAAGTTATTCAACACCATCAGCCGTTGAATGTGATGAGCGTACCCGGTTTCTTTGACCTGCGTCAAAATCTGGTGCAGGCAATTCATCTGCGTGTCGCCCGTCCAATAGAAGTTGGGGAGTGGTTGCGTGTGGTTAAACCAGTTGCGCTCCGGGTAGTCCTCACCCATGTAAATGTAGATGCCGTGCATGTATTCGCGCCAACCCAAGACCTGGCGAATGAAGCCCTCAACGCTGTTCAACTCCCATTCACTCTGATGTTGAAGGTAGGCTCGCTCTGCGGCTTGCACCACTTCTAAGGGATGCAACAATCCCAGGTTGAGATAGGGGGAAAGCATGGCGTGCCACATGGTTTGCTCACCTGTCACCATCGCATCTTGATAGGGACCAAACTCAGATAGGCGGGTTTCAACAAAGAAGTCGAGGACTTGCAACGCTTGCGATCGCGTCACTCCCCAGCGAAAGGGTTCAATCTGCCAGTATTCCTGGCTATCTTTGCAGGCAGGCGACTGTTTTACCCAGTCGATCACATCCTGCGTGATGGCATCTGGCTCAAACCACAACGCCTCTGGCAAAGTCAGCTTGCCCTTGGGGGGTTTGCGGTTCTCACGGTCAAAATTCCAGCGTCCGCCAGCGGGTTGATCCCCCACCATCAAAATGTTGAAGCGTTGGCGTCCTTCGCGATAAAAGTCCTCCATCACCAGTCGCTTGCGCTGGCTTGCCCACTGTTTGAACTCCTCATCTTGCCAGATGAAGCGGTTACTGGGGGTAAAGGTAACAGCACAGGGCAGGTTGAGTTGCTGAATCAGTTGAGCAAAGGGGCGATCGGTGGGAGTCATTACCCGCAACTCGCTGATCTGGTATTGCTGAATCCAATCGAGCAACAGTGTCTTAAAGTCTGGGGCTTGCACATAGGTCACTGCCCATCCGGCTTGGCGCAATTCCTCTGCAAAATGGCGCATGGCAGACCATACCAGCACCAGCTTTTGCAGGTGATAGGGCAACTTCTGGGCATGGTGCAGCGACTCAATAAAAAGAACGGGGGTCTGCGATTGTTGCAGTAAACAACTCTGTAAGGCGGTTTGCTCTGCCCACAGTTGATCGCCCAAAACCCAAACGCCTGTCGTCATGATGAATGATGCAGATAAAACGCCTCATCTCTAAGGGTATGAGAAGAACTTTACATTACGCAACATAAACAAGAAGGAAAAAAGAAGGGGGAAGAAGAGGAAAGGATAAACGATGAAGGATGAAGGATGAAAGGTGAAATGCTATATCCCACACCCCACACCCTACTCCCCACTCTCCTTTCCCTCCAGCAACAGTCCCCAGGTGGCGTTGTAGGGATGCACGGCTTGCGTTTCATGCTCCATCCCATCGGTTGTAATGTGATAGACGGGATAGCCCTGATTCACCCACTCAAACAGCGACCCTTCCAGGTTGAAAACATTTTGATAGCCCAGTGTTTGTAATGCTTGGGCAAACTGGGCAGAGCGATAACCCACAGAGCAGTACACCACGATCGCCCCTGTTGTATCCTCTGCCAGGGGCAACTGATCTGGATCTGTTAACATCGATCGCTCAACTCGATGGGCGTTGGGTAAGTGACTCACCTCAAATTCTTCAGGGGTTCTGGCATCCAACAGTAACGGTTTAGAAGAACCAGGTTGTTGCAATTGCTGGGCTAACTTTGCGATCGCCATCTGCTGAACCCCCGGAAACTTAATCCGAATCCAGGCTTTAAGGACGTTCCAGACAAGCGATCGCCCAATATTCATGGTTTACCTCACCCTGCTAACCTCACCAACTCCCTGACGCTCCTCCACCCGATGAATGACCTCCACCCGATGAATGATCACCACCGGAGCCAGAGGAACTGTTGTGATCGTTATCGCTTCGGGTCAAGTGTGGGATGATTCGATCATAGCTGTGATCATAGGAACAGTTTTGGCAGGTT encodes:
- a CDS encoding sulfate/molybdate ABC transporter ATP-binding protein; this encodes MGIVVEDVSKQFGSFQALDKVSLEIKTGSLVALLGPSGSGKSTLLRLIAGLETPDTGKILLTGRDATHESVQDRNIGFVFQHYALFKHMTVRRNIAFGLEIRKTPPNKVKHRVEELLELVQLKGLGDRYPSQLSGGQRQRVALARALAVEPKVLLLDEPFGALDAKVRKDLRAWLRRLHDEVHVTTVFVTHDQEEAMEVADEIVVMNKGQIEQVGTPAEIYDNPATAFVMSFIGPVNVLPSTSNIFQDNGFDSALPEVFLRPQDVVIQTEPNGTTVSARVSRLIHLGWEIQAELTLDDGQVVTAHLTRDRFDELKLEPQQRVYVKPKEAKAFPIYYSI
- a CDS encoding cryptochrome/photolyase family protein, which encodes MTTGVWVLGDQLWAEQTALQSCLLQQSQTPVLFIESLHHAQKLPYHLQKLVLVWSAMRHFAEELRQAGWAVTYVQAPDFKTLLLDWIQQYQISELRVMTPTDRPFAQLIQQLNLPCAVTFTPSNRFIWQDEEFKQWASQRKRLVMEDFYREGRQRFNILMVGDQPAGGRWNFDRENRKPPKGKLTLPEALWFEPDAITQDVIDWVKQSPACKDSQEYWQIEPFRWGVTRSQALQVLDFFVETRLSEFGPYQDAMVTGEQTMWHAMLSPYLNLGLLHPLEVVQAAERAYLQHQSEWELNSVEGFIRQVLGWREYMHGIYIYMGEDYPERNWFNHTQPLPNFYWTGDTQMNCLHQILTQVKETGYAHHIQRLMVLNNFALIAGISPQETEDWFHAAFIDAYDWVMQTNVIGMGQFADGGMMASKPYAASANYINNMSDYCKGCTYKPRDRSGDNACPFNFFYWDFLARHYDKLKKNHRMFQILRNLERISPEELQVIRQKAAEWHGKEGGGKKEERKEKG
- a CDS encoding rhodanese-like domain-containing protein encodes the protein MNIGRSLVWNVLKAWIRIKFPGVQQMAIAKLAQQLQQPGSSKPLLLDARTPEEFEVSHLPNAHRVERSMLTDPDQLPLAEDTTGAIVVYCSVGYRSAQFAQALQTLGYQNVFNLEGSLFEWVNQGYPVYHITTDGMEHETQAVHPYNATWGLLLEGKESGE